The Arachis ipaensis cultivar K30076 chromosome B05, Araip1.1, whole genome shotgun sequence nucleotide sequence NNNNNNNNNNNNNNNNNNNNNNNNNNNNNNNNNNNNNNNNNNNNNNNNNNNNNNNNNNNNNNNNNNNNNNNNNNNNNNNNNNNNNNNNNNNNNNNNNNNNNNNNNNNNNNNNNNNNNNNNNNNNNNNNNNNNNNNNNNNNNNNNNNNNNNNNNNNNNNNNNNNNNNNNNNNNNNNNNNNNNNNNNNNNNNNNNNNNNNNNNNNNNNNNNNNNNNNNNNNNNNNNNNNNNNNNNNNNNNNNNNNNNNNNNNNNNNNNNNNNNNNNNNNNNNNNNNNNNNNNNNNNNNNNNNNNNNNNNNNNNNNNNNNNNNNNNNNNNNNNNNNNNNNNNNNNNNNNNNNNNNNNNNNNNNNNNNNNNNNNNNNNNNNNNNNNNNNNNNNNNNNNNNNNNNNNNNNNNNNNNNNNNNNNNNNNNNNNNNNNNNNNNNNNNNNNNNNNNNNNNNGTATTTTtatcaataattttttatataatacaataaatacaaaaaaaaaaagaaatattgtAGTTTAATGGTTTAAGAACTCACAAATTTATGGTTTGATTCCATCCTTTAAGCTATCTtacaataatatttaattttgattacATCCAATATTACCAGTAATTTTTAGATGAACACGAACCACCTCTAAAATGGTAGAACGGCTATATGTATAATAAATATGTTATGTAAATTTTGTCATTATAGTAGAAATTCTATGTTATTGTTTTTATCGTATTTGTGATGTATATAAAGACATTTAAGTAAATTCTCCTTCGTTAGAATTTCACATGTTCCCGTAGAGCAGATACCTTAATCCCCGTCTCCCGTCCCCATTTATTCGGAGAGCGGGTGGCGGATTCCCATTAGTCCTCCGTCGCAGATAATCCCGGCAAGTATCTACAGGTGcaattgaatggaattaaagttatCATAACAtatttgaattgaataaaaattaGTAGAATAATTTGTCTTATTTTATGCAATGTTTTTCAACTTCATATGTTTGGTTGGAGTGAATatttgaatggaattaaagttttTTAGAACAAAAAAATACTAAGAAGTTTGGTTGGAGTGAAGGGTTAAATGGAATTAAAGTTACGAGAACAAATTTGTGTTGAATGGTAGTATACTAAATAGATTTTGATAATCAAAGGTGTGCTAGGACTAGTTGAGAAGTGGTCAGCCATTAAACAGTTTGCATTTGAATAAACCTATTTATATTACTCTTTCTTGAATGTTATTCTGAGTTTTGTCTATTCTCACAGGTATAGCAGCCTATTTTAACAATGGCATCTAGAAATAGAAGATTGACAAGTGGTTCCTATGGCAGTGACAGTTTTAATGTCATGGGGGAATGGTTTTGCGATTGTGAATGAACCTGTTGTAAAACTAGAGAATGAAATGCTATTAGCCTATTTATGAAATTGTTAAAttgttttcttaattttagaTTTGTAGTTTGTATGTTTCTCATCATAGTCTTATTTTTTAAACTCTAATAAGTGCTTTGGAATGTATTAAGCATATAAATATTATTGTAAAAGCTAGATTCTTCAATGAAATGATTGTGTTCTTATATATTATGGCTATGTTGAATAACCATTTTGTGGGCTGGATATTGCTAAGAAAAAATAGAGTAGTGATGGCACATATTGGAAATAATAATGAGTGTGCCCATGCTTGAGGGTTACTGAATTAGTTGAACTTCATAGCTAATTGATAGCAGGAAGTGAGAGACTATTTTAAGTGTATAAATTCTTGTTACACATAATTCCATACAGATTCCATACAAATTATTATTACATCAAGATGTCAGAGGTATTATGTTCACAAGTTTAGAAAGCATTAATATAGATGGCTGCAATAACTTGCTAATAGCATAAATGGTATGAAACCATAAATTTGGCATGTTGAACTCATCAATATAAATTTACAAAGCATTAATAATTGGTTTCATATCATAGTCTAATAATAACTTGTGCATACTTAACAAGCATTAAAAAGTTTCACCTAATAAGTACTTGGATTTTGTGCATATTTAAATCATCCTAAGTTCCCAAACAAAATCTTAGACCGCATACTCAAATACACGTGACTTCACAACTCGAGACAATCACCACTCATTCTACTTGAGAATGGATTGCACTAATGTACTGTTCTGAGTTGACCCAGATGAGCCAAAAGCGTATTCAGGATTTATGGTCACCAATGCAACTTCCGCTTTCTTCATGTTCATTACAGCCTTATCAAGTCCATCAATCACTTACTCCTCGTCAATTTTGAACTCAAATGGCTGCTCATCATCATGACCCTTCTTCACGAAAACAGTCCCATCTTGCAGCTTACCAATAAGTTTCACTGCAACAATGAAAATAATGAATTCAACAACCACAACCAATAAGAtagtaaatcaaataaaaataatcataatGCTGACCAAGAGCTTTACCTTGAACCACAGCTCCATCATTGGGACGTTCATACTTCATATCCCTCTCCCTCCTTCAGGGTCTTCTTGAGAACCTTCTTATCCTTGGTTATGTCACATACAGCCTTCCAAGATACCAACTCGAGATCAATTTGCAGAGAAGCATTCCAAGGCACGGCACCTTCATCACCTGATGCTGGCCTTCCATTCTCACCAAACGCATCTGCAAAACTAACATGCCAATGAACTTGCACAACCAAAATATGTCATGTACGTTGATTCTGTTAACAAATCAATCTAACTCACATTCTGGCTTCACGGTCAAGATGACTCTCTCTCCCTTCTTCATTGTCTTCACAGCCTTGGCCAATGCAGGACAGAAATAACCTGCACAACAAGAAAAAGCCACATATTATTAGTGCATGCAAAATAAATCAGAATCCAATTAAAAGCACTACTTAAGAGTTTTAACTTGAGCACAAACTCGATGACTGACCTTCTTCCACCGTGAATTCCACCCCATCAGATTTCAGAAC carries:
- the LOC107644240 gene encoding peptidyl-prolyl cis-trans isomerase FKBP62 isoform X3, translating into MCFHPRLWWRIPVKYVAKLEDGTVVLKSDGVEFTVEGYFCPALAKAVKTMKKGERVILTVKPEYAFGENGRPASGDEGAVPWNASLQIDLELVSWKAVCDITKDKKVLKKTLKEGEGYEV
- the LOC107644240 gene encoding peptidyl-prolyl cis-trans isomerase FKBP62 isoform X2 encodes the protein MCFHPRLWWRIPVKYVAKLEDGTVVLKSDGVEFTVEEGYFCPALAKAVKTMKKGERVILTVKPEYAFGENGRPASGDEGAVPWNASLQIDLELVSWKAVCDITKDKKVLKKTLKEGEGYEV
- the LOC107644240 gene encoding peptidyl-prolyl cis-trans isomerase FKBP62 isoform X1 yields the protein MCFHPRLWWRIPVKYVAKLEDGTVVLKSDGVEFTVEEGQSSSLCSSYFCPALAKAVKTMKKGERVILTVKPEYAFGENGRPASGDEGAVPWNASLQIDLELVSWKAVCDITKDKKVLKKTLKEGEGYEV